Within Thermodesulfobacteriota bacterium, the genomic segment CGTTAACGAGGAGCGTCGCGCCGTCTCTTACGAACGCCCTCGCTATGGCGGGGAAGATGGCCTCGTAGCAGATGAGCACGCCCAGACCCACCCCCCCCTTACCCCCCGGCCGGCCGAACTTGAGCGGCTCGGTGCTCGTGCCGGGGGTAAAGTCCCCTATGCCGTGGGTCAGCTTGTCCACGAAGAAGAGGAGCTTTTTGAGCGGCACGTACTCGCCGAAGGGCACGAGGTGGATCTTATCGTACCTGCCGGTTATGATGCCCGGGGGCGCGATAAGATAGGCGCTGTTGAAGTAGTTGCGCCCACCACCGCCGCCACCGCCAGCCCGGATATCCGGGTCATAGGCCGGCGCGCCCGTCAGGATACGAACTCCGGCCTCGTTGGCGATATCGAGCACCACCGGCCCCATGGGGTCGCTTTCAAGGTAGAAGGGTACGGCGGTCTCGGGCCAGACGACCAGTTCCGCTCCGTCCTTCCCGGCCTTTATGGTGAGGTCCCTGTAGAGGGCTATGGACTTCTGCTGGAAGGCCGGGTCCCACT encodes:
- the lnt gene encoding apolipoprotein N-acyltransferase, which translates into the protein FLGLKALSGAERRVPVTEAVVTIILLTSVLGYGFIRKGRVDAAVSGWEELEVALAQGNIDQSFKWDPAFQQKSIALYRDLTIKAGKDGAELVVWPETAVPFYLESDPMGPVVLDIANEAGVRILTGAPAYDPDIRAGGGGGGGRNYFNSAYLIAPPGIITGRYDKIHLVPFGEYVPLKKLLFFVDKLTHGIGDFTPGTSTEPLKFGRPGGKGGVGLGVLICYEAIFPAIARAFVRDGATLLVNVTNDAWFGKTSAPYQHLAMTAVRAVENRVFLVRAANTGISAIVDPAGRIIERSELFEEALVMGSVGLRQGGKSFYTLYGDVFALGCLALTGVFIALGLNRRRY